One genomic segment of Occultella kanbiaonis includes these proteins:
- a CDS encoding VOC family protein — MALPGLVGTEHIGFTVPDLEQATRFFVDVIGCEWLYSLGPFEDQHGTWMAEHLNVEPRTVMVENRFFRCRTGPNFEVFAYDPPTPAAPQPRNSDIGGHHLAFYVEDLDAAVAYLREQGIRVLGEPTASSRHNTGQRWVYFLSPWGMQFELVSYPGGKEYEKSATTLLWHPAHPSD; from the coding sequence ATGGCACTACCCGGGCTCGTCGGCACCGAGCACATCGGTTTCACCGTCCCCGACCTGGAGCAGGCGACCCGGTTCTTCGTGGACGTGATCGGCTGCGAGTGGTTGTACTCGCTCGGCCCGTTCGAGGACCAGCACGGCACCTGGATGGCCGAGCACCTGAACGTTGAGCCGCGCACCGTGATGGTCGAGAACCGGTTCTTCCGGTGCCGCACCGGGCCGAACTTCGAAGTCTTCGCCTATGACCCGCCCACCCCGGCGGCGCCACAACCCCGCAACAGCGACATCGGCGGGCACCACCTCGCGTTCTACGTCGAGGACCTCGACGCCGCGGTCGCCTACCTGCGCGAGCAGGGCATCCGGGTGCTCGGCGAGCCGACCGCGAGCTCGCGCCACAACACCGGGCAGCGCTGGGTCTACTTCCTGTCCCCCTGGGGCATGCAGTTCGAACTCGTCAGTTACCCGGGCGGCAAGGAGTACGAGAAGTCGGCGACGACGCTACTTTGGCACCCGGCACATCCGAGCGACTGA
- a CDS encoding GntR family transcriptional regulator, with product MASIPRADALASQRIVAGLRAQILAGDLEPGARIRQEDLAERFGASRLPVREALRLLEAEGLVRLVANTGAWVARLSLTECTEAYLIRERLEPLLLAESIPSLSEPAVSELDRLADAMEFADLETFLVLDRQFHMLSFSGAASESLAAQVRRLWNTTQHYRRAFAILVDVTHSHLTHHEHHLIVDAISRRDPQDAEALAALHIRRTRKALAEHPELFDVA from the coding sequence GTGGCGAGCATTCCGCGGGCGGACGCCCTCGCGTCCCAGCGCATCGTCGCGGGCCTGCGCGCGCAGATCCTGGCCGGCGACCTCGAACCGGGCGCCCGGATCCGCCAGGAGGACCTCGCCGAACGGTTCGGGGCGAGCCGGCTCCCGGTCCGCGAGGCCCTGCGTCTGCTCGAGGCCGAGGGCCTGGTGCGCCTGGTTGCGAACACCGGTGCGTGGGTCGCCAGGCTGAGTCTGACCGAGTGCACGGAGGCGTACCTGATCCGCGAGCGCCTGGAGCCGCTGCTGCTGGCGGAGTCCATCCCGTCCCTGAGCGAGCCCGCCGTGTCCGAGCTGGACCGGCTCGCCGACGCCATGGAGTTCGCGGACCTGGAGACGTTCCTGGTGCTGGACCGCCAGTTCCACATGCTGTCCTTCAGCGGCGCGGCGTCGGAGTCGCTCGCTGCCCAGGTCCGCCGGCTCTGGAACACCACCCAGCACTACCGGCGGGCGTTCGCCATCCTCGTGGACGTCACCCACAGCCACCTCACCCATCACGAGCACCACCTGATCGTCGACGCGATCAGCCGCCGCGACCCCCAGGACGCCGAAGCGCTGGCGGCCCTGCACATCCGCCGGACCCGCAAGGCGCTGGCCGAGCACCCGGAGCTGTTCGACGTAGCATGA
- a CDS encoding class I SAM-dependent methyltransferase has translation MRTPSKWEQKVSQNPEHSHWYVQRFRTMAADGADLAGEARLIDAMLPRGSRVLDAGCGPGRVGAFLAGAGHEVVGVDVDPVLIEAARADHPGPTWLVGDLAELDLPTAGVAAGFDVIVCAGNVMTFLASGTEAEVLRRFRGHLNDGGRAVIGFGAGRGYEFESFLADAATAGLAVDTQFSTWDLRPFAPDSDFIVAVLSRG, from the coding sequence GTGCGCACGCCGAGCAAGTGGGAGCAGAAGGTCAGCCAGAACCCCGAGCACTCGCACTGGTACGTGCAGCGGTTCCGGACCATGGCGGCGGACGGCGCAGACCTCGCCGGTGAGGCGCGGCTGATCGATGCCATGCTGCCGCGCGGGTCGCGGGTCCTCGATGCCGGCTGTGGGCCGGGCCGGGTCGGCGCGTTCCTGGCCGGGGCCGGCCACGAGGTCGTCGGCGTGGACGTCGACCCCGTGCTCATCGAGGCGGCCCGGGCCGATCATCCCGGCCCGACGTGGCTGGTCGGTGACCTGGCCGAACTCGATCTCCCGACGGCGGGGGTCGCCGCGGGCTTCGACGTGATCGTCTGCGCGGGGAACGTGATGACGTTCCTCGCCTCGGGCACGGAGGCGGAGGTGCTGCGCCGGTTCCGCGGGCACCTGAACGACGGCGGCCGTGCCGTGATCGGCTTCGGCGCCGGGCGAGGCTATGAGTTCGAGTCGTTCCTCGCCGACGCCGCGACCGCCGGCCTGGCAGTGGACACCCAGTTCTCCACGTGGGACCTGCGCCCGTTCGCGCCGGACTCGGACTTCATCGTGGCGGTCCTCAGCCGGGGTTGA
- a CDS encoding ABC transporter ATP-binding protein, with the protein MASEQSMPPVPAAEVAAAGTQVPNLLELNGIEAGYGRAALVLRGLTVKVPPRTIVCLVGPNGAGKSTVLRVASGMLTPRAGEVLVDGVDVTRQGPQERLASGLAHVLQGHSVFPEMTVEENIRLGAYSVKDRALTAERTAFVKDLFPVVGERWTSLAGLLSGGQQKQVEFARSLMVDPKVVLLDEPSMGLDPKTTAAVFEQIVTMRDAGTAVLLVEQNARRALETADIGCVLDLGRLHITGPAADLLADPELSALYLGGRPHERT; encoded by the coding sequence TTGGCGTCTGAACAGTCGATGCCGCCCGTGCCGGCGGCCGAGGTGGCCGCGGCCGGGACTCAGGTCCCGAACCTGCTCGAGCTGAACGGGATCGAGGCCGGTTACGGCCGGGCCGCTCTGGTGCTGCGCGGGCTGACCGTGAAGGTCCCGCCACGCACGATCGTGTGCCTCGTCGGCCCGAACGGCGCGGGCAAGTCCACCGTGCTGCGGGTGGCGAGCGGCATGCTCACCCCGCGCGCCGGGGAGGTCCTGGTCGACGGCGTCGACGTCACCCGGCAAGGGCCGCAGGAGCGGCTGGCCAGTGGCCTGGCCCATGTGCTCCAGGGACACAGCGTGTTCCCCGAGATGACTGTCGAGGAGAACATCCGCCTCGGTGCCTACTCGGTCAAGGACCGGGCTCTGACCGCGGAGCGGACCGCGTTCGTGAAGGACCTGTTCCCGGTGGTGGGCGAGCGGTGGACCTCGCTCGCGGGCCTGCTCTCCGGTGGCCAGCAGAAGCAGGTGGAGTTCGCCCGCTCGCTCATGGTGGACCCGAAGGTGGTGTTGCTCGACGAACCGTCGATGGGTCTGGACCCGAAGACCACCGCAGCCGTGTTCGAGCAGATCGTCACCATGCGTGACGCCGGCACCGCGGTACTCCTGGTCGAGCAGAACGCCCGCCGGGCCCTGGAGACGGCGGACATCGGCTGTGTGCTCGACCTCGGCCGGCTGCACATCACCGGCCCGGCCGCGGACCTGCTCGCGGACCCGGAGCTGTCCGCGCTGTACCTGGGCGGGCGCCCGCACGAGCGGACGTAG
- a CDS encoding ABC transporter ATP-binding protein, with protein sequence MTVTLQVANLSKSFGGVHAVVDASVSFQPGKVNAIIGPNGSGKTTFFNCVTGMIRADAGTVTLAGHDVTRSSPDRIARLGLGRSFQVCRIFPRMTVLENLLVAVKNPSLTGALGSAKNPTAVAAARVWLRRVGIDHLEHAEARNLSYGQQKLLELAGVLMGDPEIIMLDEPAGGVNPSLIGRISALIRELNAEGRTFVVVEHNMELVMSLSDHVVVFDRGRPIAEGDPAHVQADPRVLEAYLGV encoded by the coding sequence ATGACCGTCACCCTCCAGGTCGCGAACCTGAGCAAGTCCTTCGGCGGCGTGCACGCCGTGGTCGACGCGAGCGTGTCCTTCCAACCCGGCAAGGTGAACGCCATCATCGGGCCGAACGGCTCCGGCAAGACCACCTTCTTCAACTGTGTGACCGGGATGATCCGAGCCGATGCCGGCACGGTGACGCTGGCCGGCCACGACGTGACCAGGTCCTCCCCGGACCGGATCGCCCGGCTCGGACTCGGCCGCAGCTTCCAGGTGTGCCGGATCTTCCCGCGGATGACCGTGCTGGAGAACCTGCTCGTCGCGGTGAAGAACCCGTCCCTGACCGGAGCGCTGGGCTCCGCGAAGAACCCGACGGCGGTCGCAGCGGCCCGGGTGTGGCTGCGGCGGGTCGGCATCGATCACCTCGAGCACGCCGAGGCGCGCAACCTCTCCTACGGGCAGCAGAAACTGCTTGAGCTCGCCGGCGTGCTGATGGGTGATCCCGAGATCATCATGCTGGACGAGCCCGCCGGAGGCGTGAACCCCTCCCTGATCGGGCGGATCTCAGCACTGATCCGGGAGCTGAATGCCGAGGGGCGCACCTTCGTGGTCGTCGAACACAACATGGAGCTGGTGATGAGCCTGTCCGATCACGTGGTCGTCTTCGACCGGGGCCGGCCGATCGCCGAGGGCGACCCGGCCCACGTGCAGGCGGACCCGCGAGTGCTGGAGGCCTACCTTGGCGTCTGA
- a CDS encoding branched-chain amino acid ABC transporter permease, translated as MRNASETLELERALTGARWLTAARVIALLALAAVLVVFPQTTKVGYLLSTGVVILNYAVTATGWNFMGGFTGYISLGHAAYFGLGAYGTGILVVKAGLSPFLALALAALIVAVIAVPIGIAALRVRGASFVIVTIAFVLILLLMFQSMGSITGGSGGLSLPRPFPDLIRTDHHRTFYYIYLGLLAVMLLAWWAIDRSRFGMGLKAVREDEDKARSLGVPTTGAKLVAFILSAFFTGLGGGLYALWFGDLDPVFQFSIMMGAYMVLMSLLGGVRSLFGPLLGALVVGIAIEFFKAQYGDTQFHLVATGLLLAVVVLFMPEGVIPAVKGLFARFGPQASSIREISAADLAAERDAEEASKP; from the coding sequence TTGCGCAACGCTTCTGAGACTCTGGAGCTCGAGCGCGCCCTGACGGGGGCCCGCTGGCTGACCGCGGCGAGGGTGATCGCCCTCCTGGCCCTCGCCGCGGTGCTGGTGGTGTTCCCGCAGACCACCAAGGTCGGGTACCTGCTCTCCACCGGGGTGGTCATCCTCAACTACGCGGTGACGGCGACCGGCTGGAACTTCATGGGCGGGTTCACCGGGTACATCTCGCTCGGCCACGCCGCCTACTTCGGGCTCGGCGCGTACGGCACCGGGATCCTCGTGGTGAAGGCGGGCCTCTCGCCGTTCCTGGCCCTCGCCCTGGCGGCGCTGATCGTTGCGGTGATCGCGGTGCCCATCGGGATCGCGGCCCTGCGCGTGCGGGGCGCGTCGTTCGTGATCGTGACGATCGCGTTCGTGCTCATCCTGCTGCTGATGTTCCAGTCGATGGGGTCGATCACGGGCGGCTCCGGCGGGCTCTCGCTGCCACGGCCGTTCCCGGACCTGATCCGCACCGATCACCACCGGACGTTCTACTACATCTACCTCGGCCTGCTCGCCGTGATGCTCCTGGCCTGGTGGGCCATCGACCGGTCCCGGTTCGGGATGGGCCTCAAGGCGGTCCGGGAGGACGAGGACAAGGCGCGCTCGCTCGGGGTGCCGACGACCGGCGCCAAGCTTGTCGCGTTCATCCTGTCCGCGTTCTTCACCGGCCTCGGCGGTGGGCTCTACGCGCTCTGGTTCGGCGACCTGGACCCGGTGTTCCAGTTCTCGATCATGATGGGCGCGTACATGGTGCTGATGTCGCTGCTCGGGGGCGTGCGCTCCCTGTTCGGCCCGCTCCTCGGTGCGCTGGTGGTCGGCATCGCGATCGAGTTCTTCAAGGCCCAGTACGGAGACACCCAGTTCCACCTGGTCGCGACCGGACTGCTGCTCGCCGTGGTGGTGCTGTTCATGCCGGAGGGCGTGATCCCGGCCGTCAAGGGCCTGTTCGCCCGGTTCGGGCCGCAGGCATCCTCGATCCGGGAGATCAGCGCGGCGGACCTGGCCGCCGAGCGGGACGCCGAGGAGGCGAGCAAACCATGA
- a CDS encoding branched-chain amino acid ABC transporter permease, with amino-acid sequence MSLFVQSLILGILLGGLYALLASGLTLYFGVMRVVQIAHSAFLILAAYLAWFFATSTGLDALLSLVITVPLFFVVGVGLQRLLITRLKPATLTMMSVLLTFAIALIIEGMLGFVFTGVQRRIHFSYGSASVPLFGAEVPVVKLVAFALAVLALGGLWLILKRTEFGQALRATIQNKEAAQLIGINTDRVASYGFGLGLATAAVGGTALAMDATIYPSLHWHWIGPLMAIIVVGGLGSVPGAAIAAMVLGVAQSLLQIPLGTTWAQTVFYVALFVTLMVRPQGFFGGRLAQRF; translated from the coding sequence ATGTCGCTCTTCGTCCAGAGCCTCATTCTCGGGATCCTGCTGGGTGGGCTCTACGCCCTGCTGGCCTCGGGACTGACGCTGTACTTCGGGGTGATGCGGGTGGTGCAGATCGCCCACTCCGCATTCCTGATCCTCGCGGCCTACCTGGCCTGGTTCTTCGCGACCAGCACCGGGTTGGACGCGCTCCTCTCGCTCGTGATCACAGTTCCCCTGTTCTTCGTGGTCGGGGTCGGCCTGCAGCGGCTGCTGATCACCCGGCTGAAGCCCGCCACGCTCACGATGATGTCGGTGCTGCTCACGTTCGCGATCGCGTTGATCATCGAGGGCATGCTCGGGTTCGTGTTCACGGGCGTGCAGCGCCGGATCCACTTCAGCTACGGCTCAGCGAGCGTGCCCCTGTTCGGGGCCGAGGTGCCGGTGGTCAAGCTCGTCGCGTTCGCGCTGGCCGTGCTCGCGCTGGGTGGGTTGTGGCTGATCCTGAAGAGGACCGAGTTCGGACAGGCGCTGCGCGCCACGATCCAGAACAAGGAGGCGGCGCAGCTGATCGGCATCAACACCGACCGGGTCGCCAGCTACGGCTTCGGGCTGGGGCTGGCGACCGCCGCCGTCGGTGGCACCGCGCTGGCGATGGACGCGACGATCTACCCGTCCCTGCACTGGCACTGGATCGGTCCGCTGATGGCGATCATCGTGGTCGGTGGGCTCGGGTCCGTGCCGGGGGCTGCGATCGCGGCGATGGTGCTCGGGGTCGCGCAGTCACTGCTGCAGATCCCGCTCGGGACCACCTGGGCGCAGACCGTGTTCTACGTGGCGTTGTTCGTGACGCTGATGGTCCGCCCGCAAGGATTCTTCGGAGGTCGCCTTGCGCAACGCTTCTGA
- a CDS encoding amino acid ABC transporter substrate-binding protein translates to MSRWTSRRRRTSALIAGIGATALILSACSGGGDEGDDGGEGGDDPILIGISLPLTGDFAEPGQGVQRGYELWADTVNANGGLLGRQIELKIVDDQSNADRVVADYEALITQDEVDLVIGPFSSRLVLASARVVDEYGMLFVEPAGAAANIFEAGYGNLFYAAPAIADDHYNYLFDYIMEMPEDERPQTASYATMDDPLAQGAAYGLKDKLEEAGITTLVDEVYPPNTTDFSGIAAALAEADADLMVGGTQYQDGVNMIVAVQQLNYQPRMAAFTTAPTLPEFVDALGAGVEGVLAPTGYSPTADYEGNAEFVEAIAELYDREPSEDEANAYTAGQVVQAAVEAVGCAEQGECQQELIDWLHSNTVPTVVGDLAWDEAGRPNGAHFIQQYVAGQPEIVLPVDQSTAEFINVKPEW, encoded by the coding sequence ATGAGCAGGTGGACCTCACGACGGCGCCGGACCTCGGCGTTGATCGCCGGGATCGGTGCCACGGCGCTGATCCTGAGCGCGTGCAGTGGCGGTGGCGACGAGGGCGACGACGGCGGCGAAGGTGGCGACGACCCCATCCTGATCGGGATCTCGCTACCGCTCACCGGTGACTTCGCCGAACCGGGCCAGGGCGTGCAGCGCGGCTACGAGCTCTGGGCGGATACGGTCAACGCGAACGGCGGCCTCCTCGGGCGCCAGATCGAGCTGAAGATCGTGGACGACCAGTCCAACGCGGACCGGGTCGTCGCCGACTACGAGGCGCTGATCACCCAGGACGAGGTCGACCTGGTGATCGGCCCGTTCTCGAGCCGCCTGGTACTCGCCTCGGCCCGCGTGGTCGACGAGTACGGGATGCTCTTCGTGGAGCCCGCCGGTGCCGCCGCGAACATCTTCGAGGCGGGCTACGGCAACCTCTTCTACGCGGCGCCGGCGATCGCCGACGACCACTACAACTACCTCTTCGACTACATCATGGAGATGCCCGAGGACGAGCGGCCGCAGACGGCCTCCTACGCCACGATGGACGACCCGCTCGCCCAGGGCGCTGCCTACGGACTCAAGGACAAGCTCGAGGAGGCCGGCATCACGACGCTCGTCGACGAGGTGTACCCGCCGAACACCACCGACTTCTCCGGGATCGCCGCGGCGCTGGCCGAGGCCGATGCGGACCTCATGGTCGGCGGCACGCAGTACCAGGACGGCGTGAACATGATCGTCGCGGTGCAGCAGCTGAACTACCAGCCGCGGATGGCCGCGTTCACGACGGCACCCACGCTGCCCGAGTTCGTGGACGCACTCGGTGCCGGCGTCGAGGGTGTGCTCGCCCCCACCGGGTACTCGCCGACCGCGGACTACGAGGGCAACGCCGAGTTCGTCGAGGCGATCGCGGAACTGTACGACCGCGAGCCGAGCGAGGACGAGGCCAACGCCTACACCGCCGGGCAGGTGGTCCAGGCGGCGGTCGAGGCGGTCGGGTGCGCCGAACAGGGCGAGTGCCAGCAGGAACTGATCGACTGGCTGCACTCCAACACGGTGCCGACCGTGGTCGGTGACCTCGCCTGGGACGAGGCCGGCCGCCCGAACGGGGCCCACTTCATCCAGCAGTACGTGGCCGGCCAACCGGAGATCGTGCTCCCGGTCGACCAGTCCACGGCGGAGTTCATCAACGTCAAGCCGGAATGGTGA
- a CDS encoding MFS transporter: MAAAFLSSVDRMLIAPLLLPIAEGLGTTVAAVATTATVYFVGYGCTQVLWAFVADRIGRVSALRLALTLGGLATLASAAAPTIEVLMVLRALAGASFSAAVPTALTYVGDSVESRDRHGPLADIMTATALGMAAATLGAAALADLMSWRLPFAVGGVFVLGLVVALRRLPEPERTGPRLPIGASVRRVVTNTWAVAVIVLVTVEGALFLGALPFLPTLLQAGGMSTALSGVVTAAYGAFIVVFAVLVKRQARRRSPAFLIGVGGASATAAFAALVVDQGAAGVFAACALLAAAWAFAHSTMQKWITEVVPAARAVAVSLFASGLFLGSALGTALGSGAVAGGHYQSFAWGFALATAPFAVAVTAARRAYRD; the protein is encoded by the coding sequence CTGGCGGCCGCGTTCCTGAGCTCCGTCGACCGGATGCTGATCGCGCCGCTGCTGCTGCCGATCGCCGAGGGCCTGGGCACGACGGTCGCCGCGGTCGCGACCACGGCGACCGTCTACTTCGTCGGTTACGGCTGCACGCAGGTGCTGTGGGCGTTCGTCGCGGACCGGATCGGTCGCGTGAGTGCGCTCCGGTTGGCGCTGACCCTTGGTGGCCTGGCCACGCTCGCCTCCGCGGCGGCGCCCACCATCGAGGTCCTGATGGTGTTGCGGGCGCTGGCCGGGGCCTCGTTCTCGGCGGCCGTGCCGACGGCGCTGACCTACGTCGGGGACTCGGTCGAGTCACGGGACCGGCATGGCCCGCTGGCGGACATCATGACGGCCACGGCGCTCGGCATGGCCGCCGCGACGCTCGGGGCCGCAGCGCTCGCCGACCTGATGTCCTGGCGGCTCCCGTTCGCCGTCGGCGGTGTGTTCGTCCTCGGCCTGGTCGTGGCGCTGCGGCGACTGCCCGAGCCGGAGCGGACCGGCCCGCGACTGCCGATCGGTGCCTCGGTGCGGCGGGTGGTCACGAACACCTGGGCGGTCGCGGTGATCGTCCTGGTCACGGTCGAGGGTGCCCTGTTCCTCGGCGCGCTGCCGTTCCTGCCGACACTGCTGCAGGCCGGCGGGATGAGCACCGCGCTGTCCGGCGTCGTCACGGCCGCGTACGGGGCGTTCATCGTCGTCTTCGCGGTCCTCGTGAAACGCCAGGCCCGACGGCGCAGCCCGGCCTTCCTGATCGGCGTGGGCGGGGCGAGCGCCACGGCGGCGTTCGCCGCGCTCGTCGTCGATCAGGGCGCCGCGGGCGTGTTCGCGGCGTGCGCACTGCTCGCCGCCGCCTGGGCGTTCGCGCACTCCACCATGCAGAAGTGGATCACCGAGGTGGTCCCGGCGGCGCGGGCGGTCGCGGTGAGCCTGTTCGCGTCCGGGCTGTTCCTGGGCAGCGCGCTCGGGACCGCCCTCGGCTCTGGCGCGGTGGCCGGGGGCCACTACCAGTCGTTCGCGTGGGGGTTCGCCCTCGCGACGGCCCCGTTCGCCGTGGCCGTCACGGCTGCCCGGCGGGCGTACCGGGACTGA